The Xanthomonas indica genome has a segment encoding these proteins:
- a CDS encoding SDR family oxidoreductase produces the protein MKIDLSGKTALVTGSTAGIGFGIAKGLAAAGAEVALNGRDEARTQAAVAALKRDVPAASVRAVVGDVATAAGCDAIVAALPAVDILVNNAGIFGMQDFFDTPDAEWERFLAVNVMSGVRLSRAYLPAMADKGWGRVLFVSSESGLNIPVEMIHYGVTKTADLALARGLAKRMAGTGVTVNAILPGPTLTEGVAAMLAEQVEQSGKPLEEVAADFVKAHRASSIIRRAATVEEVANLCVYVASPQASATTGAALRVDGGVVDTIA, from the coding sequence ATGAAGATCGATCTATCCGGGAAAACCGCCCTCGTCACCGGCTCCACTGCCGGCATCGGCTTCGGGATCGCCAAGGGGCTGGCCGCGGCGGGCGCCGAGGTGGCGCTGAACGGCCGCGACGAGGCCCGCACCCAGGCGGCGGTTGCCGCACTCAAGCGCGATGTCCCCGCTGCCAGCGTGCGCGCCGTGGTGGGCGACGTGGCGACCGCAGCCGGCTGCGATGCGATCGTCGCGGCGCTTCCTGCGGTCGATATCCTGGTCAACAACGCCGGCATCTTCGGGATGCAGGATTTCTTCGACACGCCCGACGCGGAGTGGGAGCGCTTCCTGGCGGTGAACGTGATGTCCGGCGTGCGCCTGTCGCGCGCGTACCTGCCGGCGATGGCGGACAAGGGCTGGGGACGCGTGCTGTTCGTCTCGTCGGAGTCCGGACTCAATATCCCGGTCGAAATGATCCACTACGGGGTCACCAAGACCGCTGATCTCGCCCTGGCGCGCGGATTGGCCAAGCGCATGGCTGGTACCGGCGTCACCGTGAATGCCATCCTGCCGGGGCCGACGCTGACCGAGGGCGTCGCCGCCATGCTGGCCGAGCAGGTGGAGCAGTCCGGCAAGCCGCTGGAAGAGGTTGCCGCCGATTTCGTGAAGGCGCATCGCGCCAGCTCGATCATCCGCCGCGCCGCCACCGTGGAGGAGGTCGCCAATCTCTGCGTCTACGTCGCCTCGCCGCAGGCATCCGCCACCACTGGTGCGGCGCTGCGCGTCGACGGTGGCGTGGTGGACACCATCGCCTGA
- a CDS encoding LysR substrate-binding domain-containing protein, with amino-acid sequence MLKLSLDALQILDAIDRRGSFSAAGKALHKVPSTISYTVAKLEEDLGVQLFERLGPKAVPTAAGAELLREGRHLLRAAGDLELRVRRVASGWETEFALGLDAVFAPECLAQDMAAFYAVADRTRLRVVQESLSGTWEALLDRRVDLLVGAAGEGPSGGGYVAEPLGTLPFVFAVAPGHPLAQAPEPLSRSQLSAHRAIAVADSARRLLPRTVGLLFGQDALTVPDMRSKYRLQLAGLGFGFLPEPYARAALARGALVRKAVEEPKPDEVFQLAWRSGEEGAALAWWRARMRAPGVFSAWLAQMAARLDEGV; translated from the coding sequence ATGCTCAAGCTCAGCCTCGATGCCCTGCAGATCCTCGACGCCATCGACCGTCGTGGCTCGTTCTCGGCCGCCGGCAAGGCCTTGCACAAGGTGCCGTCGACCATCTCCTACACGGTCGCCAAGCTGGAGGAGGACCTGGGCGTGCAACTGTTCGAGCGCCTGGGGCCGAAGGCGGTGCCGACTGCCGCAGGCGCCGAACTGCTGCGCGAAGGCCGCCATCTGCTGCGCGCGGCCGGCGACCTGGAACTGCGCGTGCGCCGCGTCGCCTCGGGTTGGGAGACCGAGTTCGCGCTGGGCCTGGATGCGGTGTTCGCGCCGGAATGCCTGGCGCAGGACATGGCGGCGTTCTACGCGGTCGCCGACCGCACCCGGTTGCGTGTGGTGCAGGAGTCGCTGTCGGGTACCTGGGAGGCGCTGCTGGACCGGCGGGTGGATCTGCTGGTCGGGGCGGCCGGCGAAGGCCCGAGCGGCGGTGGCTACGTGGCCGAGCCGCTCGGCACGCTGCCGTTCGTGTTCGCGGTCGCGCCCGGGCACCCGCTGGCGCAGGCGCCGGAACCGCTCAGCCGCAGCCAGTTGAGTGCGCATCGCGCGATCGCGGTGGCGGATTCGGCGCGGCGGCTGCTGCCGCGCACGGTGGGGCTGCTGTTCGGCCAGGACGCACTGACCGTACCGGACATGCGCAGCAAGTACCGGTTGCAGCTGGCCGGGCTCGGCTTCGGCTTCCTGCCCGAGCCCTATGCGCGCGCGGCGCTGGCGCGCGGCGCATTGGTGCGCAAGGCCGTGGAGGAGCCGAAGCCGGACGAGGTGTTCCAGTTGGCCTGGCGCAGCGGCGAGGAGGGCGCGGCGCTGGCCTGGTGGCGCGCGCGCATGCGCGCGCCGGGCGTGTTCTCGGCGTGGCTGGCGCAGATGGCGGCGCGGCTGGACGAGGGCGTGTGA
- a CDS encoding alpha/beta fold hydrolase, which yields MSAVPIGSPIAEHALPVAAADGHRWTLLARVPDAPRQALLWLPALGVAARHYLPFADVLAAHGVAVFLHEWRGNGSSTLRPSRQCDWGYRALLQLDLPASQAAIAGAGITTPLLVGGHSLGGQLACCYAGLQPQAFAALWLVASGTPYWRRFPAPRGYLLPLAYRLLPWLAQRQGVLHGRRLGFGGTEARGLIADWARVGRSGRYAAAGLATDLDARLAHLTLPVRGVVLQDDWLAPESSLRGLLDKLATPAPQIRCLDATQLSTAADHFAWMKRPAAVAAALLTEGW from the coding sequence ATGAGCGCCGTACCCATCGGCTCGCCAATCGCCGAGCACGCCCTGCCCGTCGCCGCGGCCGACGGCCATCGCTGGACCTTGCTGGCGCGCGTGCCCGACGCGCCGCGGCAGGCGCTGCTGTGGCTGCCGGCGCTGGGCGTGGCCGCGCGTCACTACCTGCCGTTTGCCGACGTGTTGGCCGCGCACGGTGTCGCCGTGTTCCTGCACGAATGGCGCGGCAACGGCAGCAGCACGCTGCGGCCGTCGCGGCAATGCGACTGGGGGTATCGCGCGCTGCTGCAACTGGACCTGCCCGCCAGCCAGGCGGCGATCGCCGGAGCCGGCATCACGACGCCGCTGCTCGTCGGCGGCCACAGCCTGGGCGGACAGCTCGCCTGTTGCTACGCCGGCCTGCAGCCGCAGGCCTTCGCCGCGTTGTGGCTGGTGGCCAGCGGCACGCCGTACTGGCGCCGTTTCCCCGCGCCGCGCGGCTATCTGCTGCCGCTGGCATACCGCCTGCTGCCGTGGCTGGCGCAGCGGCAAGGCGTGCTGCACGGCCGCCGTCTCGGCTTCGGCGGCACCGAAGCGCGCGGCCTGATCGCCGACTGGGCGCGCGTGGGCCGGAGCGGCCGCTACGCCGCGGCCGGCCTGGCGACCGATCTGGACGCACGCCTGGCGCACCTGACGCTGCCGGTGCGCGGCGTGGTGCTGCAGGACGACTGGCTGGCGCCGGAATCCTCGCTGCGCGGCCTGCTGGACAAACTGGCCACGCCGGCACCGCAGATCCGCTGCCTGGACGCCACGCAGCTGAGCACGGCCGCCGACCATTTCGCCTGGATGAAGCGCCCCGCGGCGGTGGCCGCGGCGCTGCTGACAGAGGGCTGGTGA
- a CDS encoding VTT domain-containing protein — protein sequence MQDLIARYGLGLVFVNVLALSLGLPVPALPTLILVGATYALLDGAAMWSALLGALSVSIAASLLGDLLWFGAGRRYGNRTLQSLCRLSLSRDTCMKRTERFYSRWGVRVLAVAKFVPGLSMVSVPMAGAMRVRPVAFLRYDALGAALWAGGGLLLGLCFADQVQDLLDWLSLLGRRAALLLVGLLALYIGYRAWRRHTLRKAMETLRIDVDALHALLQSESPPLLLDIRAPGYRTLEPYAIPGALEVDERQVDALVARLPRDRTIVIYCACPNEVSAAVLAKRLRQHAFEDVLPLRGGLEAWRAAGHPLVALDAAATTAPPPKGNAIAA from the coding sequence ATGCAGGACCTGATTGCGCGCTACGGACTCGGGCTGGTCTTCGTCAATGTCCTGGCCTTGTCGCTGGGCCTGCCGGTGCCGGCGCTGCCCACGCTGATCCTGGTCGGCGCGACCTATGCGCTGCTCGATGGGGCAGCGATGTGGAGCGCATTGCTGGGCGCCTTGTCGGTGTCGATCGCGGCCAGCCTGCTCGGCGACCTGCTGTGGTTCGGCGCGGGCCGTCGCTACGGCAACCGCACGCTGCAGTCGTTGTGCCGGCTGTCGCTGTCGCGCGACACCTGCATGAAGCGCACCGAGCGCTTCTACTCGCGCTGGGGCGTGCGCGTGCTGGCGGTGGCCAAGTTCGTGCCCGGCCTGTCGATGGTGTCGGTGCCGATGGCCGGCGCCATGCGCGTGCGTCCGGTGGCCTTCCTGCGCTACGACGCGCTGGGCGCGGCGCTGTGGGCCGGTGGCGGCTTGTTGCTGGGCCTGTGCTTCGCCGACCAGGTGCAGGACTTGCTGGACTGGCTGAGCCTGCTCGGCAGGCGCGCGGCGCTGCTGCTGGTCGGCCTGCTGGCGCTGTACATCGGTTACCGCGCCTGGCGCCGGCATACGCTGCGCAAGGCGATGGAGACCCTGCGCATCGACGTCGACGCGCTGCATGCGCTGCTGCAGAGCGAGTCGCCGCCGCTGTTGCTGGACATTCGCGCCCCGGGCTACCGCACGCTGGAGCCGTACGCCATCCCCGGCGCACTGGAAGTGGACGAGCGTCAGGTCGATGCACTGGTCGCGCGCTTGCCGCGCGATCGCACGATCGTCATCTACTGCGCCTGCCCGAACGAGGTCTCGGCCGCGGTGCTGGCCAAGCGCCTGCGCCAGCATGCGTTCGAGGACGTGCTGCCGCTGCGCGGTGGCCTGGAGGCGTGGCGTGCGGCGGGCCATCCGCTGGTCGCGCTGGATGCCGCTGCTACGACGGCGCCACCGCCGAAAGGCAACGCGATCGCGGCGTGA
- a CDS encoding PhoH family protein produces MTRGKRIYVLDTNVLMHDPTALFKFEEHDVFLPMQVIEELDNAKKGMSEVSRNARQVSRFLNELIEGAGAEQIESGIPLSHPQGIQLKSTGSIGRLYFQVRPVEPGRSFGTVAPDNKILAAVLALREEHPDIPVILVSKDINLRIKAAISGLVAEDYENDRALDDFSLLYTGAIELPEDFWQKHNQDLRSWSDKGRTCYEIALAADEDWHPNQYLYLPGEDEVELRVVKVNAERKATLALVDDFRSGQHAVWGIAARNREQNFALNALMDPEIDFVTLLGTAGTGKTLLALAAGLAQTMDQQRYREIIMTRATVSVGEDIGFLPGTEEEKMTPWMGALTDNLEVLTHTQEGGTWGRQATNDLLASRIKIRSMNFMRGRTFLSRYLILDEAQNLTPKQMKTLITRAGPGTKIVCLGNVEQIDTPYLTETTSGLTYAVDRFKAWPHSAHITLRRGERSRLADYASEVL; encoded by the coding sequence ATGACCCGAGGCAAGCGCATCTACGTGCTGGATACCAACGTGCTGATGCACGATCCGACCGCGCTGTTCAAGTTCGAGGAACACGACGTGTTCCTGCCGATGCAGGTGATCGAGGAACTGGACAATGCCAAGAAGGGCATGTCCGAAGTCAGCCGCAACGCGCGCCAGGTCAGCCGTTTTCTCAACGAACTGATCGAGGGCGCCGGTGCCGAGCAGATCGAATCCGGCATTCCGCTCAGCCACCCGCAGGGCATCCAGCTCAAGAGCACCGGCAGCATCGGCCGGCTGTACTTCCAGGTGCGCCCGGTCGAGCCGGGGCGCAGCTTCGGCACCGTGGCGCCGGACAACAAGATCCTGGCCGCGGTGCTGGCGCTGCGCGAGGAGCACCCGGACATCCCGGTGATCCTGGTCTCCAAGGACATCAACCTGCGGATCAAGGCCGCGATCAGCGGCCTGGTCGCCGAGGACTACGAGAACGACCGCGCGCTCGACGATTTCAGCCTGCTCTACACCGGCGCGATCGAACTGCCCGAGGATTTCTGGCAGAAGCACAACCAGGACCTGCGCAGCTGGAGCGACAAGGGCCGCACCTGCTACGAGATCGCCCTGGCCGCCGACGAGGACTGGCACCCGAACCAGTACCTGTACCTGCCCGGCGAGGACGAAGTGGAACTGCGCGTGGTCAAGGTCAACGCCGAGCGCAAGGCGACCCTGGCGCTGGTCGACGACTTCCGCAGCGGCCAGCACGCGGTGTGGGGCATCGCCGCGCGCAACCGCGAGCAGAACTTCGCGCTCAACGCGCTGATGGATCCGGAAATCGACTTCGTCACCCTGCTCGGCACCGCCGGCACCGGCAAGACCCTGCTCGCGCTGGCCGCGGGCCTGGCGCAGACCATGGACCAGCAGCGCTATCGCGAGATCATCATGACCCGCGCCACGGTCAGCGTCGGCGAGGACATCGGCTTCCTGCCCGGCACCGAGGAAGAGAAGATGACGCCGTGGATGGGCGCGCTCACCGACAACCTGGAAGTGCTCACCCACACCCAGGAAGGCGGCACCTGGGGCCGCCAGGCCACCAATGACCTGCTCGCCAGCCGCATCAAGATCCGCTCGATGAACTTCATGCGCGGGCGCACCTTCCTGTCGCGCTACCTGATCCTGGACGAAGCGCAGAACCTGACCCCGAAGCAGATGAAGACGCTGATCACCCGTGCCGGCCCCGGCACCAAGATCGTGTGCCTGGGCAACGTCGAACAGATCGACACCCCGTACCTGACCGAGACCACCTCCGGCCTGACCTACGCGGTGGACCGCTTCAAGGCCTGGCCGCACAGCGCGCACATCACCCTGCGTCGCGGCGAGCGTTCGCGCCTGGCCGACTACGCCTCGGAGGTCCTGTGA
- the fdxA gene encoding ferredoxin FdxA, which yields MPFVVTENCIKCKYTDCVEVCPVDCFHAGPNFLVIDPDECIDCTLCEPECPANAIYPEDDVPAGQEGFVALNAELAKAWPVLTTRQEPLPDAAEWDGKPNKLPLLQK from the coding sequence ATGCCTTTCGTCGTCACCGAAAACTGCATCAAGTGCAAATACACCGACTGCGTGGAAGTGTGCCCCGTGGATTGCTTCCACGCCGGCCCGAACTTCCTGGTGATCGATCCGGACGAGTGCATCGACTGCACCCTGTGCGAGCCGGAGTGCCCGGCCAACGCCATCTATCCCGAAGACGACGTGCCGGCCGGCCAGGAAGGCTTCGTCGCGCTCAACGCGGAACTGGCCAAGGCCTGGCCGGTGCTGACCACGCGCCAGGAACCGCTGCCCGACGCCGCCGAGTGGGACGGCAAGCCGAACAAGCTGCCGCTGCTGCAGAAGTAA
- a CDS encoding YoaK family protein has product MNLELPRWAWAFAGALAAVAGMVNVVGYLGFEHQAVTHLTGTTTLLGAALADGDARAIAQLVGVVLAFLGGSMLGGFIVQDSRLRLGRRYGVALALEALLLLAAMQAFKQQQLAGAVLAAIACGLQNATTTIYSGAVVRTTHLTGMFTDLGIGIGQALRGLPLPRRRIRLSLLIIGGFLCGGVLGAWAYRQVGFDALLGPALLTGTVGILYALQAHYRSRER; this is encoded by the coding sequence ATGAACCTGGAATTGCCACGCTGGGCCTGGGCGTTCGCCGGCGCGCTCGCCGCCGTCGCCGGCATGGTCAACGTGGTCGGCTATCTCGGCTTCGAGCACCAGGCGGTCACCCACCTCACCGGCACCACCACCCTGCTCGGCGCGGCGCTGGCCGACGGCGACGCGCGCGCGATCGCACAGCTGGTCGGCGTGGTCCTGGCCTTCCTCGGCGGCTCGATGCTGGGCGGCTTCATCGTGCAGGACAGCCGCCTGCGCCTGGGCCGCCGCTACGGCGTGGCGCTGGCGCTGGAGGCGCTGTTGCTGCTGGCGGCGATGCAGGCGTTCAAGCAGCAGCAGCTCGCCGGCGCCGTGCTCGCCGCGATCGCCTGCGGCCTGCAGAACGCCACCACCACCATCTACAGCGGCGCGGTGGTGCGCACCACCCACCTCACCGGCATGTTCACCGACCTGGGCATCGGTATCGGCCAGGCGCTGCGCGGCCTGCCGCTGCCGCGCCGGCGCATCCGCCTGAGCCTGCTGATCATCGGCGGCTTCCTGTGCGGCGGCGTGCTCGGCGCCTGGGCCTACCGACAGGTCGGCTTCGACGCACTGCTCGGCCCCGCCCTGCTGACCGGCACGGTCGGCATCCTGTACGCGCTGCAGGCGCACTACCGCAGCCGCGAGCGCTGA
- a CDS encoding pirin family protein: MLQIRPANTRGRAEHGWLSSRHTFSFGHYHDPRHMGFGPLRVINEDRVQPGEGFGTHAHRDMEILSYVVDGALEHKDSMGNGSVLRYGDVQRMSAGSGVTHSEFNHSASEPVHFLQIWVMPERAGIDPGYEEKHFAPDSKRGQLRLIAAPQGEDGAVRIHQDARIYASILDGDARLDYPLAAGRGAYVQVVRGTLTVNGQTLQAGDALQAVDEASLQFTDAQDSEFLLFDLPR; this comes from the coding sequence ATGCTGCAGATCCGCCCCGCCAACACCCGTGGCCGCGCCGAACACGGCTGGCTGTCCTCGCGCCACACCTTCTCCTTCGGCCACTACCACGACCCGCGCCACATGGGCTTCGGGCCACTGCGGGTGATCAACGAAGACCGCGTGCAGCCCGGCGAGGGCTTCGGCACCCACGCCCATCGCGACATGGAGATCCTGTCCTACGTGGTCGACGGCGCGCTGGAGCACAAGGACAGCATGGGCAACGGCTCGGTGCTGCGCTATGGCGACGTGCAGCGCATGAGCGCCGGCTCCGGGGTCACCCACAGCGAGTTCAACCATTCGGCCAGTGAGCCGGTGCACTTCCTGCAGATCTGGGTGATGCCCGAGCGCGCCGGGATCGATCCGGGCTACGAGGAGAAGCACTTCGCCCCGGACAGCAAGCGCGGCCAGTTGCGGCTGATCGCGGCCCCGCAGGGCGAGGATGGTGCGGTGCGCATCCATCAGGACGCGCGCATCTACGCCTCGATCCTCGACGGCGACGCGCGCCTGGACTATCCGCTGGCGGCCGGGCGCGGCGCCTATGTGCAGGTGGTGCGCGGCACCCTGACCGTCAATGGCCAGACCCTGCAGGCCGGCGACGCCCTCCAGGCGGTCGACGAGGCCAGCCTGCAGTTCACCGACGCCCAGGACAGCGAGTTCCTGTTGTTCGACCTGCCGCGCTGA
- the dapA gene encoding 4-hydroxy-tetrahydrodipicolinate synthase, with product MSLSGIITALATPFQGNGDLDLDAWQRLLKRQLDGGVQGLVVAGSTGEAATLLDEEYDRILREAVQAIGGRVPVLAGTGLSGTAKTVALTQRAAAGGAQYALVVTPPYVRPTQAGLIAHYTQVAEQGGLPVLLYNVPGRTGCDLLPETVAQLAQHPNIVGIKEAVSDPQRIAALAALRSDQFAVFSGDDGSAAQAMLAGFDGLISVASNALPRAYRRLCDLARARQAEPAQTWDARLQPFHAFCGIESNPIPVKALLQRAGIGQGLRLPLLPLSAAHHATADRLAADAAALEDLSSRETLAA from the coding sequence TTGTCCCTCTCCGGCATCATCACCGCCCTGGCCACGCCCTTTCAGGGCAATGGCGACCTCGACCTCGACGCCTGGCAGCGGCTGCTCAAACGCCAGCTCGACGGCGGCGTGCAGGGGCTGGTGGTGGCGGGATCGACCGGCGAGGCGGCCACGCTGCTGGACGAGGAATACGACCGCATCCTGCGCGAGGCAGTGCAGGCGATCGGCGGGCGCGTGCCGGTGCTGGCCGGCACCGGCCTGTCCGGTACCGCCAAGACCGTGGCGCTGACCCAGCGCGCCGCCGCCGGCGGCGCGCAGTACGCCCTGGTGGTGACGCCGCCATACGTGCGCCCGACTCAGGCCGGGCTGATCGCGCACTACACCCAGGTCGCCGAGCAGGGCGGCCTGCCGGTGCTGCTGTACAACGTGCCCGGCCGCACCGGCTGCGACCTGCTGCCGGAGACCGTGGCGCAACTGGCGCAGCATCCGAATATCGTCGGCATCAAGGAAGCCGTGAGCGACCCGCAGCGCATCGCCGCGCTGGCGGCCTTGCGCAGCGACCAGTTCGCGGTGTTCAGCGGCGACGATGGCAGCGCTGCGCAGGCGATGCTGGCCGGCTTCGACGGGCTGATCTCAGTGGCCTCCAATGCCTTGCCGCGTGCCTACCGGCGCCTGTGCGACCTGGCGCGCGCGCGCCAGGCCGAACCGGCGCAGACCTGGGACGCGCGGCTGCAGCCGTTCCATGCGTTCTGCGGCATCGAATCCAACCCGATCCCGGTGAAGGCGCTGCTGCAGCGCGCCGGGATCGGCCAGGGCCTGCGGCTGCCGCTGCTGCCGCTGTCCGCGGCGCACCATGCCACGGCCGACCGACTTGCCGCCGACGCTGCCGCGTTGGAAGACCTATCCAGCCGCGAAACGCTCGCGGCCTGA
- the thiD gene encoding bifunctional hydroxymethylpyrimidine kinase/phosphomethylpyrimidine kinase yields the protein MSEPTVVSALSIAGTDSGGGAGIQADLKTFAAHRVHGLAAAAALTAQHTRGVTAVHVPPLPFLRAQIDACFADFDIAAVKLGMLANAEVIHLVADALEEYRPPWVVLDPVMVATSGAKLLQDDALDALRSRLLPLATLVTPNVPEAQLLLGRPIDNADAAEHATAALLAAGAQAVLLKGGHLQEGQRVIDRYDDGVSRSEFSHARLPLEAHGTGCTLAAAIAAQLCQGLALPAACEAAIDYVARALHGSYRPGRGDVAVLDHFGAARGP from the coding sequence ATGAGCGAACCCACCGTCGTCTCCGCGCTGAGCATCGCCGGCACCGATTCCGGCGGCGGCGCCGGCATCCAGGCCGATCTCAAGACCTTCGCCGCGCACCGCGTGCACGGGCTGGCGGCGGCCGCCGCGCTGACCGCGCAGCACACCCGCGGCGTCACCGCGGTGCACGTGCCGCCGCTGCCATTCCTGCGCGCGCAGATCGACGCCTGCTTCGCCGACTTCGACATCGCCGCGGTCAAACTCGGCATGCTCGCCAACGCCGAGGTGATCCACCTGGTCGCCGATGCACTGGAGGAGTACCGCCCGCCGTGGGTGGTGCTGGACCCGGTGATGGTGGCCACCAGCGGCGCCAAGCTGTTGCAGGACGACGCCCTGGACGCGCTGCGCAGCCGTCTGTTGCCGCTGGCCACGCTGGTGACGCCGAACGTGCCGGAAGCGCAATTGCTGCTCGGCCGCCCGATCGACAACGCCGACGCCGCCGAGCACGCCACCGCCGCGCTGCTCGCGGCCGGCGCGCAGGCGGTGTTGTTGAAGGGCGGCCACCTGCAGGAAGGCCAGCGGGTGATCGACCGCTACGACGACGGCGTCAGCCGCAGCGAGTTCAGCCATGCACGGCTGCCGCTGGAGGCACACGGCACCGGCTGCACCCTGGCCGCGGCGATCGCCGCGCAACTGTGCCAGGGCCTGGCCTTGCCGGCCGCCTGCGAAGCGGCGATCGACTACGTGGCGCGCGCGCTGCACGGCAGCTACCGCCCCGGCCGCGGCGACGTGGCGGTACTGGATCACTTCGGCGCGGCGCGCGGCCCATGA
- a CDS encoding 2-dehydro-3-deoxygalactonokinase encodes MIVVDWGTSSLRGYRLDADGGIRDQRRSDQGIAACQGRFAETLAALIDGWDGDVVLCGMIGSRNGWIELPYAPCPADAAALAAAMQPLQDPALPGRTLWFVPGVASDADAVPDVMRGEETQLIGLLALLAREPPTAEAHHVCLPGTHSKWVTLQDGRIASVATMMTGELYALLRTHSLLARLMDADDGAFDAAAFDAGVQRSGDPGGLLHHLFGVRSLGLFERLSGAAAPSYLSGLLIGHELRARALPPVVHLVGGSGLLARYAHALAALGSGVRTHPEDLAARGLYRLAQQHGGLTG; translated from the coding sequence ATGATCGTCGTCGATTGGGGCACCAGCAGCCTGCGCGGCTATCGGCTCGACGCCGACGGCGGCATCCGCGACCAGCGCCGCAGCGACCAGGGCATCGCCGCCTGCCAGGGCCGCTTCGCCGAGACCCTGGCCGCCTTGATCGACGGCTGGGACGGCGACGTCGTCCTGTGCGGGATGATCGGCAGCCGCAACGGCTGGATCGAACTGCCGTACGCGCCCTGCCCGGCCGACGCCGCCGCGCTGGCCGCGGCGATGCAGCCGCTGCAGGATCCGGCCCTGCCCGGCCGCACGCTGTGGTTCGTGCCCGGCGTGGCCAGCGACGCCGACGCCGTGCCGGACGTGATGCGCGGCGAGGAGACCCAGTTGATCGGCCTGCTCGCGTTGCTCGCGCGGGAACCGCCGACGGCCGAGGCCCACCACGTCTGCCTGCCCGGCACCCACAGCAAGTGGGTGACCCTGCAGGATGGGCGCATCGCCTCGGTGGCGACGATGATGACCGGCGAACTGTACGCACTACTGCGCACGCACAGCCTGCTGGCGCGGCTGATGGACGCCGACGACGGCGCCTTCGATGCGGCCGCGTTCGATGCGGGCGTGCAGCGCAGCGGCGACCCCGGCGGCTTGCTGCACCATCTGTTCGGCGTGCGCAGCCTGGGCCTGTTCGAGCGACTGAGCGGTGCCGCGGCACCGTCCTACCTGTCCGGCCTGCTGATCGGCCACGAGTTGCGCGCGCGCGCCTTGCCGCCGGTGGTGCACCTGGTCGGCGGCAGCGGCCTGCTGGCGCGCTATGCGCATGCGCTGGCCGCGCTCGGAAGCGGCGTGCGCACCCACCCGGAGGATCTGGCCGCGCGCGGCCTGTATCGGCTGGCGCAGCAGCACGGCGGCCTGACCGGCTGA
- a CDS encoding glycine cleavage system protein R yields the protein MPEAPLTDTTPRPAPTENHLLINAYTTHPESPLLPVTRRIADSGCNLVDARLATVGRDVSVTALATGSWDSVAKLEAMLTRLDREEGMKLVWYRTGAKQAQSNLLPYIVEVIAADKPGILFQLADFFDRQGITIENLQSTRYRAMQTGAEMFSAQVTIGVPANMHIAALRDDFLEFCDHLNLDAIMDPMKF from the coding sequence ATGCCGGAAGCCCCTTTGACCGACACCACGCCCCGGCCCGCGCCGACCGAAAACCACCTCCTGATCAACGCCTACACGACGCATCCGGAGTCGCCGCTGTTGCCGGTGACGCGTCGCATCGCCGACAGCGGCTGCAATCTCGTCGATGCGCGCCTGGCCACGGTCGGCCGCGACGTGTCGGTGACCGCGCTGGCGACCGGCTCGTGGGACTCGGTGGCCAAGCTGGAAGCCATGCTCACCCGCCTCGACCGCGAGGAAGGCATGAAGCTGGTCTGGTACCGCACCGGCGCCAAGCAGGCGCAGTCAAACCTGCTGCCGTACATCGTCGAAGTGATCGCCGCCGACAAACCGGGCATCCTGTTCCAGTTGGCCGACTTCTTCGACCGCCAGGGCATCACCATCGAGAACCTGCAGAGCACGCGCTACCGCGCCATGCAGACCGGCGCGGAGATGTTCTCGGCGCAGGTGACGATCGGGGTGCCCGCGAACATGCACATCGCCGCCCTGCGCGACGACTTCCTCGAGTTCTGCGACCACCTCAACCTGGACGCGATCATGGACCCGATGAAGTTCTGA
- a CDS encoding peroxiredoxin, which produces MKDGDTLDRSTLALPLALSGGASATLGDYAGRWLVLYFYPKDSTPGCTTEGIEFNALLPQFEQAVATVLGVSRDSVKSHDNFCAKQGFRFPLVSDADEALCRAFDVIKEKNMYGRQVLGIERSTFLISPTGQLLRSWRKVKVPGHAQAVLDALQAAAKQ; this is translated from the coding sequence ATGAAGGACGGCGACACCCTGGACCGCAGCACGCTGGCCTTGCCGCTGGCGCTGTCCGGCGGCGCCAGCGCCACGCTCGGCGACTACGCCGGCCGCTGGCTGGTGCTGTATTTCTACCCGAAGGACAGCACGCCCGGCTGCACCACTGAGGGCATCGAGTTCAATGCGCTGCTGCCGCAGTTCGAACAGGCCGTCGCCACCGTGCTCGGCGTGTCGCGCGACTCGGTGAAGTCGCACGACAACTTCTGCGCCAAGCAGGGCTTCCGCTTCCCGCTGGTCAGCGACGCCGACGAAGCGCTGTGCCGCGCCTTCGACGTGATCAAGGAAAAGAACATGTACGGCCGCCAGGTGCTGGGCATCGAGCGCAGCACCTTCCTGATCTCGCCGACCGGCCAACTGCTGCGCAGCTGGCGCAAGGTCAAGGTTCCCGGCCACGCCCAGGCCGTGCTCGACGCGCTGCAGGCCGCCGCCAAGCAGTGA